The genomic segment GTTGGGAGGAGAACTGCTGCTATTGGCAGTGTTCAACTGAGAAGAGGCAGGTGGAGAAATATCGAGCTGAGAGGGAGTTCTGGTAATCTGTAGGATAGAAGTGTTAGGGTTGCTTTCCTCTCTATACTGTCCCTTAACTGTGGGGGCCTGTTTACTAACCTTCGGGCTCTTTGAGCTAACGAGCTCACTGTCTGCTCGTTTGCGTTTCTTGCTCTCTGAGTACTCCGAGTAGTGTTTCTCAGCTATTGGCCGGGCATAATCGGTAAAGGCGGAGAGAGCGTCTGGGGAGGCACTTTTGAGAAATCCCTCCATATCTTTCTCTAAAGCATCCATATTCGCCTCAAGGTACGTTAGGCTGCTTCCAAATAGGCACAGGTAGTATGCAGTGTCCCCGATGTCCTTAAGTTGTCGTAGTTGGTTAATGTGTGCTTGAGCCCGTTTGTAACGCCGTTTGGTAGTGACAGGATATTGATCAAACAATGACACATCTTGCATGAGAATTCCAGTAAGGCGGAGTTTGTCTTCCATGCTATGCTCGGATGTCTTCCTGCAGTTGGCAATAAGGGTTTTCCAATTCTCCATAGCGTTAGATGACGACTGGTATGTGTGTAAATTGATTAATTGattgatggatggatggatggatggatggatggatggatggatggatggatggatggatggatggatggatggatggatggatggatggatggatggatggatggatggatggatggatggatggatggatggatggatggatggatggatagatAGATGGACAAAATGGATGAACAAGATGGATGGACCAGATGGACATGGACGGGTTTTTATTTCGCGGACATGGACACGCCACCAATCTTGGCACTTACCCCGCACGCTCAAACTTACTAACCGCTACGTAATCACCCTACTCACCCTACTCACCTCTTACCACCCCAGGTCGCGCAACCTTAAGGCGGCGGGTGATCTGGCCGCACCTGAGCGACATAGTGGCACATGCATGAGTGGCTTCTCGCTGGTTGGGGCATGCCGATAGGAGAGCTCTTTTATTTGGAAGACGTCTCCCGGATTTGCTTCTCACTAGGTCGATACATATTCTTTCTGTCAAGCTCTCCTATGAACGTAAGTCCACTTTAACTTCTTTAAGTCACTGCGCCCGCGACTGACCACAGGTCTCATAGGTTCCGGGAGCTGTTGCAAGCCCTCCCAACGcgttggccttcttctgATGCTTAGGTGACGACTTCTTCTACGATGAAAAGGATTGAAGACTGATGGTAGCACACTTGCCTTTTAGGTAGTAGTTTAGAAATAAAGAAGTTTGTTGACTGTAAACGTATTCTATGCTGCATGAAGACTTAGCTAATTTGCTAGGTTTGTCTACACCTTAACCAAATTCCGACTCTGAGCACTTTACTTAGACGTCAGTACCTCCGCCGACGAACGCTTTACGACATTGAACTATTGTATTAGTTGATTTTCCAGCCTTCCCACTCGATGAGGGATTTCTCGGTTATCAATAGGGCATGTTGGGAGAAATGGGTTTCATTTTACTTTACTGTCTACTCTAACTCTGGCAGTGAATACTGTTTTGTAATACTGAGCTTGCTTATTGTCATGCTAAGAGACTACAACAGTCTAATGCAAACATAATGTAGTACACTGTGGCGACTTATACAAGTGTctaagaaaaagaagaaaagaagaactATCTACAGAGATACGTGGTCTCTGGCCTGATGTCAGATCTGGGCATTGCATATTTAGGGTCATGCATTCAACCCATGCTCGAATTCTCACCATAAAAACCAAGGAACGTAAGCATTATAACCACAAAACCTTGATCTGTTTCTTATCCTAGCTAAGATAGACATGTTAACAACACATCACTCGATTAGTACGCAATAGGCCAATGTACCCAATACTGCTGGCTGCTGAACTGTCGCCTGACACCTGATCAGGTCCGGACTCGTGAATGAAGCAGGAGTGGGTGCTTTATCAGACTTTTAGCTGACTCAAAATTTCACGTCAGGCTGATAAACTTCAATAACATGATCCACAATGCTAAAATGTCAATTGCAAGATGAAGATGTGGGAGCTCATCATGTCACCCGCTCTTATCGCAGCTCAGAGCAAGCTCTCAAAGGAACGGTGAAACTCGAAATCATAAAACGAGTCTGAGCATTCCACAACAAAGAGTTTCGTCCCCTGCGTCCAGGCCGTTCCGCCAATGACGACGACAGAACTCATAAGAGAAATGTGGTTCAAGCGTAGTTTAGCTAAAAGGATAAGTAGTCGGCGATGATCTGCAACAACGCGTCGTTAGATTCGTTGCTTTAGTTGCCGCGGTCTGTGCCGGGGTCTAGTGCTGGACCGCCGGTGTCGATCTTCACCTAGTCCATCGGCTAGACTGTGAGCCGTTACCCAAAGAGTCCGTCGGCAAGTATTCTTGGCTTAGGTGCCGGGGCGTGCTTCTCTAGAGTTGAGATCACTGAGGAGGCAAAGCACCTGGAAGGCCATCTATCCCCTTCAGTCCAAGAGGCTGCTGGGAACCGATCACGTAGAACGGACGTCATGCGAACATCGCTGCGCTATAGCGTTGCTAGCAGAAACCCGCCGTCCGACGCGCTCGTGGAAGCTATCGCGCTTGTGGAAAAGGGTGATTTCTAAGCGGAGTGAATACCGGCCATGGTCCATCTGCCTAGCGTTGCGTTTTCCCACCCCCATAAGTGACTTGGACGGTCCACCAGTCGCAAGGCCCCGGCCTATTTTGTCTATCCATTAACATGCCAGGGGGCCAGAAAATAGGAGCCACGGTGAATGTGGTTCCCACCCTTCAAGTCCGGGGCAAAGACCGTGACATCGACGCCATGTCCGCGAGCTAAAGCCGCTACTGTCGGAACCGATGGATCCCGCGTCGCCAAGTCAGTGCTGGGCTTGCCGGGGAGTGGCCGGGGCCACACCGTTTAAGGTGTTGACCTCGGACGCATGCCCCTGACATCACCGGCCAGAGCCTATATTGTAATCTCAACTTGACGAGTTCTATTCTAATGATGTCGCCAGTTCGAATTGGTGCTCACTGGGGCAGTGGAGgtaatatatatatagtcGTCCAATCCGTTGTTGGGAGCATTCCCAGGTTCCTTACAGTCGACTTGTTCCGATTCCTTTTTACGACTTTCCCATTCTCACTTACACCCTCAGAAAAATGAGACTTCAAGGTGCTATACTGGCCTCATTGGCCgcctcggcaacggccttCCCGTCCATGGCCGCAAAAGAGGACCTCGAGAATCTCCTCAAGCGCAGCCCGGAACCCCAGCTCCTCACGAACCTCGTCGGCTCGCTCACAAACACGATCagcggcctcctcggggcCGTCGCGCAGGGCGCCCTCAACCCCAACGACAAGCGTCCGGAACCGGGCTTCGAGTTCAAGGCACCGGGCCCGGGCGACAGCAGAGGACCATGCCCCGGCCTGAACCTGCTCGCGAACCACGGCTACCTCCCCCACGACGGCCACGTCAACCTGGGCCaggtcatcgaggccgccgcgcgCGGCTTTAACATGGGCCCTGACATCGCGACGATCCTGGGTGTCTTCGCCGTGCTGGCCAACGGGGACCTCGCCACCGAGTCCTTCTACTTGGGGTCCGGCCCAGGAGGCATCGGCGGTCTCAACAGACACTCTACGGTTGAGGTAGGTTCGAACTCTCCGTAACCATAACTAGGGGGGATCTCCCATCTAACGACAGTTTTTCCCAGGCCGACATCTCGCCCAACCGCGAGGACTTCTACAACGGATGCGGCGACAACCATCACCTCTCGTCCCGCCTGTTTAAGCAGaacgtcgacatcgtcgcgAAGAGCGGCACCAAGCAGTTCGACCTGACCAACATGGGCATCCAGTACCAGCAGCTGTCCATGTTCTCGCAGAAGAACAACCCCTACATCTACTACTTCCCCTTCCCGCTGATCGTCTCGgtcggcgccttcgccttctACCCGCAGGTAAAGCCGATGAAACAAACACAAGCTTAACCCTTTGCGGTACGGTACAATGCTAACGATGCCCCTCCACACCCGCAGTTCTTCAGCAACGGCACgtacggcctcggcggcgtcgccaacTACGagtccatctcctccatcatcggGGCCAAGTACGACAGTAAGACGGGCGACTTCCAGTACGTCCCCGAGACCTGGCCAGCCAACTGGTACCGCCGCGCCACGCCGTACGGCGCGGTGCAGACGGTGCTGGAGGGCCTCGCGGCCATCTACATCCGCAACCCGGTCGTGCCCGGCGTGGCCCAGCTCGGCACGGGCAACCTCAACGCCACGACGCTGCTGTGCGACGTGTACCAGGGCATCAACTCCATCGTCCCGCTCTTCATCGCCGGCACGACGGAGGAGgtggccgcggcggcgtcgtgggcTATCGCGAAGCTGGAGCCGCACTTCGGCGGCACGGCCCTCGGGTGCCCGAGCAGCGTCCTCTCGCCGAACGCGCCGAGCCTGCTATTCCCCAACGCCAACGGTCGGGGCGGGCCGTTGAACACCCCTCCCAGCGTGGCCAGGAACGTCGGGAACAACGTCTACTACAAGACGTACTTTGCGAAGGCGCCGGTGACCCCGGCTTGCTAAAGCAAGCAGTCGTTTACTCCTTGTCGTAAATTTTGTAATTATTATACGGTACTGCTCGTGTTGGCAAAGTGAGAAATGCACATATTCGGTAGGATTGGAACGAAATTAGCCTTTGGCTTGCTAGCGAGTATTTTTAGTCCATCTTTTTTGCATCTACGATGTTGTCTGTAAATCAAGACCCTCTTCTAAGCACAATACACTCCAAAAGGCCTCGTCTTTATACTCGTTTCACTCTTTGCTTTGATGCACAATTCCCTCGTTGTAGTATTAGGTTGTGAGAACAATAAGTAAGCACAACCATCTTGTAGGATCGGAGCTATGTGTTCATTCTTCTCAACCACGTGAGTATACAAATCGCTTCAATTGGCCTCCGAGACGCCAATTCGCGGCTGAtttgcctctctctctctcgatACCCCTCACAAGGACGACAATTTCCTTGAATTGGGTAAAACCACAAGAAGTAATTGTCTGCCGAGTGATGACATGACAGTATGCTTCTCCACTCTCTCCCCCGCTTCTCCGCAAGGTCTCCTCAGAGTTACCCATGTTAACAAGCAGGACGATCCCGCTGCATCCCCAGACCGGACGATCCGCGCCTATCACAGCCACCAGATGTTCAATACGGGAACCGGATACTTTAGGATGGCCTGAGCTTATCCGCATCAACAGCACGGTGATGCCATCACCGGCGTGTCTCGGGGGGATTCGTGCCGTCCATGTTGTAGCCTCCTGTTCAAGGGGGGCCCGAGTATAAACGTCCGCTCTCCCTTGTGGAACAATGTTATAAACTCTTCTCTTCGTTGCTTCTCTCTGAATAGCTAGGGACCGTTGACTCATACGCTATCCTTCCATTATTCATAATATCAGCATGGTACTTCTCTGGACCGCGGCAGCACTCCTGGCTGCTGGAGTTGGTCGGGCATACCCCACCAGAAGCTGCTCAAACTCATCCAGCTTGAGTGTTCCGCGGAGCGCTCTCGGAGCTTCCATACCACACACCAACTCGTTCGCCTCGTTTTCCTTCGAGCCGGCCTTCTGGGTCGAGTTCTTCGGCAACGCCAGCGCACCCAATAATATCACCTTCAGCCTGCTCAACCGCATCCATGAGCACGGGGGACACCCGGTCATCCGGCCCGGCGGCATCACAATGGACAGCATGGTCTTCGACCCCAACGGCGGTGACCCCGTCCGCACCACCAGCCCCGAAGGCGGCGTGTGGCGCACGACCGTCGGCCCGGAGTACTACCGCAGCTGGGACAACTTCCCCAAAGACACAAAGTTCATCTCGACGCTTAACTTTGGCAACGAGAGCCTGGACATCGCCAGGGACCTGGCCGTTGCCTCGGTGACCTACCAGGGCGACAAGGTCGCGTACTACGAGCTCGGCAACGAGCCCACCAACTACGAGCAGAGCCGCTGGGAATTCTCAACGGAAGCGTACGTCCGCCAGTGGAAGGACTACACCCGCgagatcgacgccgccgtcaacgccacCGGCCTCTCCGACATCCCAAGCGAGCGTTGgtgggcgtcgtcggcgacgacagaCGActccggcctcgaggtccgTCCTGTCGCCCTCATCCCAGCCGGCATCGACTCGGAGCGCCAAGTCGGAGTCTACTCGATCCACTCCTACGGTTTCTCGACGTGCGACCcggcccgcgccgccctcgccaccaTCCCTAACATCCTCAACCACACGGAGCTCGCCCGCTActgcgacgacgagatcTACCCGtccgcccgcgccgccctcgacgtcggcgcgcGCTGGAACATCGGCGAGTACAACTCCGTCAGCTGCTCCGGCGCGCCCAACGTCACCGACACCTTCGCCCAGGCCCTCTGGGTCGTCGACACGCAGCTCCTCTACGCCACCCGcaacgcctcggccgtccaCCTGCACCAGGGCgccaccctcgccctccagTCGCGCGACCAGCTCAACACCCCCGGCGAGAACGGTACGCCGGGCTACAGCACCTACTCGATGCTCTACCCGCGCGACAGCGCCAAGCGCGGCCCCGCCCGGGCTCTGCCCTCGTTCCTGGCGCAGCTGTTCGTGGCCGAGGCGTTCGCCGTCCCGGGCACCCGCGTCCGGGccctggcgccgccgtccgggGTGAGCGCGGAGTCCTTTGCCGCGTATGCCTTCTACGTGGACGACCGCGTGTCGAAGCTCGCCCTCGTGAACATGAAGCCGTATTATGCCAACTCGACCTCGGACTACACTGTCCATCTCGACTTGTCGAGCCTGATGCACGCCGGGAGGGGTAGTAGCGTGTACTTCAAgcggatgacggcgccgtaTGTGAATACGGGTGATAGCAAGCTGTCTTCGTGGGCGGGACAGTCGTTCCCGCAGGGCGAGCCGGTGGGGGAGGTTGATATCGGGACGGTCGGTGAGGATGGAACCGTCGCGGTCAGGGGCAGCGAGGCCGTCCTGGTCTTCttcgacgaagaagaggtaTATGGGTTGTGAAATTTGAGGTTTTGGGCGCACAAGTTACGATTTTGTCAAAACTGCCCCAACGGTAGTGGTTGACACTGCGCAATGTAGCCATTGTAAAAGGCAAAATCTAGACAAAGCAGAATAAGTATTAAACCAAACTTCAACTGAAGAGAGTATATTACTAGTTACATGCAGGAAGTCGCTCTCTGTGTGTCACGTCACAAATTTCTTTTACTTTCCAACTAGATCTTATGACTATTCACAGTGACCACTCTCTCTTGATGTTGCAGAGAACTCTAGTCAAGGAAATTCCACTTGCAGGTGGCCAAATCAATCTCAGCTATACTTTCACATTGCCCGAGCGGCGCCCTACAATTGCCGGGTTGTGGCCACCATCGTGGCGTCACGAGCATGGCCTTAGCTACTACTTTTGACACGCATAGTTCTTGTTAGTACTTAAGAGGTCTAGGCGACAACTATGACTTTACGCTGTATGTCAGCAGCGCCAAAGAGTATATCTGGGAGACACTTGAATACACATCTTTTGAAACTGTTGAGACTAGGATCTGTCGCGATACTGGAAATATGTCAAGAAGATTAAAGTAGAGAACGACAGAGGCTCGGATATGGTCACTTGGGAAATGAGATAGCCGTGCTGCTATCCGTTTTGTCGATACCTGAGGACGCCTTCTTGTTGTATTCTCGAGGATGACCAACCCAAACATACGAAAATGTGACAAACTTATCTATCAAATGTTGTGTCCCCGAAATTGATGGTATATGTGACATGTCTGCTTTTCCGATTGAACCCCTGGTATCAGTCACCGGATGTCCTTTCCGCACAATATTCTCCCAGTTTCATAGCTGTCCTGACTCTCTTATGCCATACTGACAACGCCACGAAGACCACGCTCAGCACCCTTGGCGTGCGAGAgcgcggacgacgtcgatgcaggcggcgccggtgtaCTTGTTGTCGGCCTGGCCCTCGGGGCACGAGCAGGCGGGGTCGATGAAGGCTGGTGTGCCGGAGCCGTTGGCGGGGGAGTCGCCGCAGATGTTGGCGCAGCGGCCCTTCTGGTACTCGCACGAGATGGCGCCACCGACGCAGATACGCTTGCCGTTGGGACCGCTCTTCTGGGCCGAGACGCTCATGGCgaggagggtggcggcgaggatgttgGAGATCTGCATGGTCGCGTTGGGTTGGCGGCTTTTTCTGCTTTTGGTGACGAGGTGGTTTTATGGTAGGCCGGTGAAGGTGGATGAAACGGATGTGAGAGAAAAAGCTGTATAA from the Colletotrichum destructivum chromosome 10, complete sequence genome contains:
- a CDS encoding Putative chloroperoxidase, which encodes MRLQGAILASLAASATAFPSMAAKEDLENLLKRSPEPQLLTNLVGSLTNTISGLLGAVAQGALNPNDKRPEPGFEFKAPGPGDSRGPCPGLNLLANHGYLPHDGHVNLGQVIEAAARGFNMGPDIATILGVFAVLANGDLATESFYLGSGPGGIGGLNRHSTVEADISPNREDFYNGCGDNHHLSSRLFKQNVDIVAKSGTKQFDLTNMGIQYQQLSMFSQKNNPYIYYFPFPLIVSVGAFAFYPQFFSNGTYGLGGVANYESISSIIGAKYDSKTGDFQYVPETWPANWYRRATPYGAVQTVLEGLAAIYIRNPVVPGVAQLGTGNLNATTLLCDVYQGINSIVPLFIAGTTEEVAAAASWAIAKLEPHFGGTALGCPSSVLSPNAPSLLFPNANGRGGPLNTPPSVARNVGNNVYYKTYFAKAPVTPAC
- a CDS encoding Putative glycoside hydrolase superfamily, beta-glucuronidase — encoded protein: MVLLWTAAALLAAGVGRAYPTRSCSNSSSLSVPRSALGASIPHTNSFASFSFEPAFWVEFFGNASAPNNITFSLLNRIHEHGGHPVIRPGGITMDSMVFDPNGGDPVRTTSPEGGVWRTTVGPEYYRSWDNFPKDTKFISTLNFGNESLDIARDLAVASVTYQGDKVAYYELGNEPTNYEQSRWEFSTEAYVRQWKDYTREIDAAVNATGLSDIPSERWWASSATTDDSGLEVRPVALIPAGIDSERQVGVYSIHSYGFSTCDPARAALATIPNILNHTELARYCDDEIYPSARAALDVGARWNIGEYNSVSCSGAPNVTDTFAQALWVVDTQLLYATRNASAVHLHQGATLALQSRDQLNTPGENGTPGYSTYSMLYPRDSAKRGPARALPSFLAQLFVAEAFAVPGTRVRALAPPSGVSAESFAAYAFYVDDRVSKLALVNMKPYYANSTSDYTVHLDLSSLMHAGRGSSVYFKRMTAPYVNTGDSKLSSWAGQSFPQGEPVGEVDIGTVGEDGTVAVRGSEAVLVFFDEEEVYGL